One genomic segment of Cryptococcus neoformans var. neoformans JEC21 chromosome 8 sequence includes these proteins:
- a CDS encoding protein kinase SNF, putative: MHQQRAPAAHHHSYSYAPYPHASVSAENTVPSMAQPQVYYQQPPADFYPHVPGHNPHTGASHGTQAGPSQSAENNAFAMPDVRQSKSARPRPPPSSVTMPMIPTSLPDPSMHSYAPVQAPVPQQQTRTANRRSHNPAATLNSPSAPRPEELTDEYVLHPSVYAFKQEYPRRAMVGLGPYIVLQTLGEGEFGKVKLGVHADYGVEVAIKLIRRGDLQEEAHASKVEREINVLKTLKHPNIVRMFDVLDTHKYIGIVLEFAGGGELFEYILANEYLKDKEGQRIFAQLISGVDYLHKKGVIHRDLKLENLLLDKNRNLIITDFGFANQFDLSKGDLMSTSCGSPCYAAPELVVLDTPYHGSAVDIWSCGVILYAMLAGYLPYDDDPDNPDAGNVVELYRYIMNTELHYPDHVSPLGKNLLQHMLILHPEHRIKIPVIVKHPWLKSYHDMFNKSVEECEAAFQDAMYRKSRQARKELQERRRVQTQARESLQTKERAHVQRSQSSAPGTIINAAALDQIRRRPHSAMPGSTPLPEIIAKHSESVDDVALTMRSATPPTALSQPTEIRSPTTESPRPRSESMAPRLSFTTSVSTPTAMTVETPSSVPVQSPTDALPPAAMTVMQPSVEAAPPMRDHKNRNTIQVEHAGEGLHDRAKEAFDANHGRADGSMETTSTADTGMVASSLLDVKREESTDIEMESGSSDSEQPKPANDGISQQPGEKSMDIPPIVPITIPLAPPAESGTATAANDSSQVLEPQEKLSPALVEHGSASIDEMASPSTPRVSTSVEQEPVNITPRAKMRAPPVATTPKASLVNERKRHGSMPPPMGPSFVSDSRPESSLTATGLPKLPKKDRYRKGMSLDKFGLAKLLGHASQAHTTVHGEGKMAPPSASSSALALQHQLQQHGGQSQAVSESDSVKKSRRRTLQFGFHSRKDSKASSAAVATPGTPLMDKDTNGENRLSSITGGTASLRDKRRKTVQIGLSTQSEQKDTTVNVPGLSSSGHLVKNPATEPPQGISIGPVVGTDASALSQSSPSAVALEAFAAQQGHYPSYRGSSSRASKVMDWFRRKTFVKETLPEPKSPVIKSDSQSSFVRIGEVASPASKTQESAQASTVSQENTDKAEEKIDSTADQENAAKTTPTKSPVLPQPIGATATTPSVMITPPRPTAATTPTIGSSTQQSPPTTIRTRSASTFTFDESKIRVHTGLVDQSALSTKPPQDVFVEVIQVLRGMGVEMKRESDFKLRCTRAKKKAAGTSIGLGSVVSTGSGMSPFSIMNNASASKTDSRGLPRPTSPSAVANRSSAGIKGLLRRGSSRSSAHPARLTRTGDEVPNPPSQSTPNLELPESSMASKPEPLYGKELMDAGDEVKFTVELCKMKNLPGLFILKIKRTKGNLWSFKFIYQTVIERTTTLTH, translated from the exons ATGCATCAGCAAAGAGCACCCGCCGCCCACCATCATTCTTATTCGTACGCGCCTTATCCACACGCTTCAGTTTCTGCCGAAAATACTGTTCCCTCGATGGCGCAGCCTCAAGTGTACTACCAGCAGCCACCGGCTGACTTTTACCCGCACGTGCCGGGTCATAACCCACACACTGGTGCATCCCACGGCACACAGGCGGGGCCATCCCAATCAGCGGAAAACAACGCATTCGCCATGCCGGACGTTCGTCAATCAAAATCCGCCCGACCACGGCCGCCTCCTTCGTCCGTTACAATGCCCATGATCCCCACTTCGCTTCCCGACCCATCTATGCATTCGTACGCTCCGGTACAAGCTCCTGTTCCCCAACAGCAGACGCGTACTGCTAACCGCCGTTCACACAATCCTGCTGCCACTTTGAATTCGCCCTCGGCGCCGCGGCCTGAGGAGCTGACAGATGAATATGTCTTGCACCCTTCAGTGTACGCATTCAAACAAGAGTACCCGCGGCGAGCCATGGTCGGCTTGGGCCCGTATATAGTGCTACAGACATTGGGAGAAGGCGAATTCGGCAAAGTCAAGCTAGGTGTTCATGCGGACTACGGCGTGGAAGTTGCAATCAAGTTAATCAGGCGAGGTGATCTTCAAGAAGAGGCTCATGCAAGCAAAGTCGAAAGAGAAATCAACGTTTTAAAG ACATTGAAACACCCAAACATCGTGCGTATGTTCGATGTTCTTGATACGCACAAATATATCGGTATTGTGTTGGAGTTTGCTGGAG GCGGGGAGCTTTTTGAGTACATCCTTGCCAACGAGTACCTGAAGGACAAAGAAGGTCAAAGGATTTTTGCTCAACTAATATCCGGCGTGGACTACCTGCACAAGAAAGGCGTCATCCACCGTGACTTGAAGTTGGAAAATTTATTACTCGACAAGAACAGGAATCTTATCATTACGGATTTCGGGTTTGCAAACCAATTTGACTTGTCCAAAGGGGATCTCATGTCTACCAGTTGCGGAAGTCCGTGCTACGCCGCGCCAGAACTTGTCGTGCTGGACACACCTTACCATGGTTCCGCGGTCGACATCTGGTCCTGCGGAGTCATCCTTTACGCCATGCTTGCTGGATATCTTCCTTATGACGACGATCCTGACAACCCCGATGCCGGAAATGTTGTTGAGCTTTATCGCTATATCATGAATACCGAACTGCATTATCCGGATCACGTATCGCCACTGGGCAAGAACCTACTCCAACATATGCTTATCCTTCACCCCGAGCATCGAATCAAGATACCTGTTATTGTCAAACATCCATGGCTCAAATCCTATCATGACATGTTCAATAAGTCTGTCGAGGAATGCGAGGCAGCCTTCCAGGATGCCATGTATAGGAAAAGTAGACAAGCCAGAAAGGAACTGCAAGAGCGTCGCAGAGTTCAGACACAAGCTCGCGAATCCTTACAGACGAAGGAGAGGGCCCATGTGCAGCGAAGCCAGAGCAGTGCTCCAGGCACGATTATCAATGCAGCTGCACTTGATCAAATCCGTCGCCGACCACATAGTGCTATGCCCGGGTCCACCCCACTTCCCGAAATCATTGCTAAGCACTCTGAGTCAGTAGATGACGTAGCGCTCACTATGCGATCGGCTACGCCCCCAACTGCCCTCTCTCAACCGACTGAGATTCGTTCCCCTACTACTGAGTCCCCGCGCCCACGGTCTGAGTCCATGGCTCCTCGCCTTTCATTTACGACGTCCGTCAGTACCCCTACTGCCATGACTGTTGAGACGCCATCCTCCGTCCCAGTGCAATCCCCCACCGACGCTCTGCCCCCTGCGGCAATGACTGTGATGCAGCCTTCGGTGGAAGCAGCGCCACCAATGCGAGATCACAAGAACCGTAACACCATTCAAGTGGAACATGCCGGGGAAGGGTTGCATGACAGAGCGAAGGAAGCCTTTGATGCCAACCATGGACGTGCAGATGGATCAATGGAAACGACAAGCACTGCTGACACCGGGATGGTCGCATCTTCGCTTCTTGACGTGAAACGGGAAGAATCGACTGATATTGAGATGGAGTCAGGCTCTTCGGACAGCGAACAGCCCAAACCGGCAAACGATGGTATCTCGCAGCAGCCCGGAGAGAAGTCAATGGATATACCTCCTATCGTTCCGATAACGATTCCTCTTGCCCCTCCCGCAGAATCCGGTAccgcaacagcagcaaacGATTCTTCACAGGTCCTCGAACCGCAGGAAAAGTTGTCGCCCGCTCTCGTCGAGCATGGGTCTGCTTCCATCGATGAAATGGCATCCCCCTCCACTCCCCGGGTTTCCACATCTGTTGAACAGGAACCTGTCAATATCACTCCTCGCGCAAAAATGCGGGCGCCCCCAGTTGCTACCACTCCAAAGGCCTCTCTGGTTAACGAACGGAAGAGACATGGTTCTATGCCCCCTCCAATGGGCCCCAGCTTTGTTTCAGATTCCCGACCAGAATCTTCGCTCACTGCGACTGGGCTCCCTAAACTTCCGAAAAAGGATCGATACCGGAAAGGCATGTCGCTTGATAAATTCGGACTGGCGAAACTTCTGGGTCATGCTTCGCAGGCTCACACAACGGTGCACggtgaaggaaagatggcCCCTCCTAGTGCCAGTTCCAGTGCTCTTGCGCTGCAACATCAATTACAGCAACATGGAGGCCAGAGCCAGGCGGTATCAGAGAGCGACAGTGTCAAAAAGTCGAGAAGGCGAACTTTGCAGTTTGGTTTCCATAG TCGCAAGGATAGCAAGGCATCTTCTGCTGCGGTCGCCACTCCTGGAACCCCTCTTATGGACAAGGACACCAATGGTGAGAACAGGTTATCTTCCATTACTGGTGGCACTGCCTCTCTGAGGGataagagaaggaaaacagTTCAAATTGGCTTAAGCAC TCAATCCGAACAGAAAGATACAACGGTAAACGTTCCTggtctctcttcttctggtcATTTAGTCAAGAACCCTGCTACCGAACCTCCCCAGGGAATCTCCATTGGTCCTGTCGTTGGGACAGATGCCTCTGCACTGAGCCAAAGCTCTCCCTCGGCGGTTGCATTGGAAGCATTTGCTGCACAGCAGGGTCATTATCCTAGCTACCGGGGATCTTCTAGCAGGGCTTCCAAAGTCATGGACTGGTTCCGCCGCAAAACATTTGTAAAAGAGACATTACCCGAGCCCAAATCGCCGGTCATCAAGTCGGATTCCCAGTCGTCATTTGTACGAATTGGTGAAGTTGCCTCACCTGCGAGCAAAACACAGGAATCTGCTCAAGCGTCAACGGTTTCTCAGGAAAACACTGACAAggcggaagagaaaatTGACTCAACCGCTGATCAGGAGAATGCCGCAAAGACAACTCCGACCAAATCCCCTGTTTTGCCACAACCCATCGGTGCTACTGCTACGACACCCTCTGTAATGATaactcctcctcgtccgaCTGCTGCTACCACACCTACTATTGGTTCTTCAACACAGCAGTCTCCACCCACTACTATCCGTACACGATCAGCCTCAACATTCACTTTCGACGAGTCCAAAATTCGCGTGCACACTGGTCTGGTTGATCAGTCAGCGCTTTCCACCAAGCCACCGCAAGATGTCTTTGTGGAAGTCATACAGGTCTTGCGCGGTATGGGCGTGGAGATGAAGCGTGAGAGTGATTTCAAATTGAGGTGCACgagagcaaagaagaaggccgcTGGCACCTCGATCGGCTTGGGAAGCGTCGTTAGTACGGGGTCGGGTATGAGCCCTTTCTCGATTATGAACAATGCTTCAGCCAGCAAG ACCGACTCTCGAGGGTTGCCTAGACCTACTAGTCCCTCTGCTGTGGCTAACCGATCGAGCGCAGGTATCAAGGGTCTTCTCCGTCGGGGAAGTTCTCGATCCTCTGCTCACCCTGCTCGACTTACTCGGACTGGTGATGAGGTTCCCAACCCACCATCTCAATCCACGCCAAATCTAGAGCTGCCTGAGTCGTCGATGGCATCCAAACCTGAACCATTATATGGCAAAGAATT AATGGACGCCGGGGACGAAGTGAAATTTACAGTAGAGTTGtgcaagatgaagaatttACCCGGGCTTTTTATCCTCAAGATCAAAAGAACAAAGGGCAATCTTTGGTCATTCAAGTTCATATACCAGACAGTGATTGA GCGTACAACCACCCTCACACACTGA
- a CDS encoding mitochondrial outer membrane protein, putative, with protein MSETFSPNLTFTEGFVLGQASFLIILLLFIRYVVFSPSEQIDHEGWRKRRAERADLLSNHTPPPLSNLLSKTSYDMSIHPAESSDWVNVLLAQILQGYRNDLLSEGGEEGARQRIEGWLNPKGENLSWLDPIDVTSLSLGTSYPLLSNARIRPADGQGRLRAEIDVDYLDSLSMTLSTAVLVNFPKPRFAVLPVTLGVELVSIGGTMSVQLHEPIEDRQHIHVNLLPDFHLNLKVTSLLGSRAKLQDIPKLEQLIVSRLRNLVQDRFVHPNHISLALPRILSPSVSSTPILEGLGEGAVDAMKDAVSDGMKRMVEDFMGENPVEGALNGQGEEQWLDDDFPPTPLVQPPGTFPTLSVSSRQSHRQSLPPSRPQSTTQGQPQLFYRRPLIHPTQSYPHYNTYTLDPQIPHSVSYRHPPRGSHVHNPPETPVPQRPSHGQGRMSTTSSLTPSQSQSQFRFRGQFASGVTPGQVGTSR; from the exons ATGTCCGAaaccttctctcccaacTTGACCTTCACCGAAGGCTTCGTTCTCGGCCAGGCATCGTTCTTAATCATCCTCCTATTGTTTATTCGCTATGTTGTATTCTCTCCCAGTGAGCAGATAGACCATGAAGGCTGGCGCAAACGACGTGCCGAGCGGGCAGAT CTCCTCTCTAACCATACACCCCCTCCATTATCAAACCTCCTGTCCAAGACATCATATGATATGTCTATCCATCCCGCCGAATCTTCCGACTGGGTTAATGTTTTGTTGGCTCAAATCTTACAAGGTTACCGGAATGACCTTCTTTCGgaaggcggagaagaaggcgcaAGGCAGAGAATAGAAGGATGGCTTAATCCGAAGGGAGAAAACCTAAGCTGGCTTGATCCAATAGATGTCACCTCGTTGTCGCTTGGAACTTCCTATCCGCTCTTGTCAAATGCTAGAATAAGGCCAGCAGATGGACAAGGTCGCTTG CGTGCAGAAATTGATGTTGACTATCTGGACTCTTTGAGCATGACACTCTCCACGGCCGTTCTGGTCAACTTTCCAAAGCCGCGTTTTGCGGTCTTACCAGTCACATTGGGTGTCGAGCTTGTGTCTATCGGTGGTACT ATGAGTGTACAACTTCATGAACCAATAGAGGATCGACAACATATTCATGTAAACTTATTGCCTGATTTCCATCTCAACCTGAAAGTCACAAGTCTCCTTGGAAGTCGAGCAAAATTACAAG ATATACCCAAACTTGAACAGCTTATTGTCTCTCGTCTTCGAAACCTTGTGCAAGACCGTTTTGTCCACCCGAACCATATCTcgcttgctcttcctcgcatACTTTCACCATCAGTTTCTTCCACTCCGATTTTGGAAGGCCTAGGTGAAGGTGCAGTCGATGCAATGAAGGACGCAGTTAGTGATGGAATGAAAAGAATGGTGGAAGATTTCATGGGCGAAAATCCCGTGGAAGGGGCCTTGAATGGACAAGGTGAAGAGCAATGGTTAGACGATGACTTTCCCCCAACTCCGCTCGTTCAGCCTCCCGGTACCTTCCCTACTCTCTCAGTGTCCTCTCGACAATCTCATCGAcagtctcttcctccctctcgGCCCCAAAGTACCACTCAAGGCCAACCCCAGCTATTCTACCGACGTCCTCTAATTCATCCGACCCAAAGCTATCCTCACTATAATACCTACACTTTAGATCCACAAATACCCCATTCCGTCTCTTAccgccatcctcctcgaggATCTCATGTTCACAATCCGCCCGAAACGCCCGTGCCCCAAAGACCATCTCACGGACAGGGACGTATGTCGACAACGTCCAGTCTGACGCCAAGCCAGAGTCAGAGTCAGTTCAGGTTCAGGGGACAGTTTGCTTCGGGTGTGACCCCTGGCCAGGTAGGTACAAGTCGTTAA